A stretch of DNA from Gottschalkia acidurici 9a:
CTTTCTTTTCTTTATCTAAACAAACTTCTGCTAAACTTTTATACATATTCATAGCTTCTTCCTCTTTTTTCATTGCTAATCCAATAGCATCTGCAAAGCTCATTTCTATACTAAGTTGTGGTGCAGTATCTACTGATTCAGATACTTTATAGTCGTTAAATTCATCTATTTCTATTTCATTAACACCACTAGCTAAAAAATCTTCTAAAAACTTCTGATGCTTTAACTCTTCATCTGCTAACTCTTCAAAAGTTTTTCTAAGATTTTCATCAGCTATTTTTCCTGCAGCATCTTTGTAGAATTGATATGAGTCAACCTCATTGTTAACTGCAAATTCTATTATTTCTTTAAGTTCATTATTTTTCATTTTAATCCTCCTGGCATTTTGAATTATAGATATTATTATATAAAATTAAAATTGTTTGTAAAGTTAAATACAGTTATTCTATTGCTATTAAGTAATAATAAATAGGTTGACCTCCATATAATAGCTCTATGTCTATATCTGGATAATTGTCCTCCAAGGTCTCTACTATTTTTTTACCATCTTCTTCAGACACATCTTCTCCATAAAAAAGAGTTATAAGTTCGTTTTCCTCAGTTAAAGAATTTTTTATTAATTCTAAGGTAACTTCTTCTATATCTTTACCTACAGAAGTTATATCACCCTCACAGATTCCTATTATATCATCTTTTCTTATTTCTTTTTCATTTATAGTAGTATCTCTTACTGAGAACGTAACTTGAGCCGTTTTTATTTCACTAAAAGACTTTGTCATGTTTTCCACGTTGTCTTGCAGATCTATATCTTCATTAAATGCTAGTAATGCTGCTATTCCCTGTGGTATAGTCTTTGTAGGTAATACTTCTATATTTTTACTACTAAGCTCTTTAGCTTGCTTAGCTGCAAGTATAATATTACTATTATTAGGCAGTATTATTATGTTTTCAGCATTAATATTTTGTGCTGCTTTTAATATATCTTCTGTACTCGGATTCATAGTTTGTCCACCTGATATTATATGGTCTACATTCAAATCCTCGAATACTGCTTTAATCCCGTCTCCCATTGCAACAGTTATAAAGCCATATTTTTTTGTTATTTTTTGTCCACTTTCTATATTATTACTATGCTGATATCTCATATTATCTATTTTTATATCTATAAGTTCCCCTATATCAGTAGCCTTCTGTAAAACTAATCCTGGATTATTTGTGTGAATATGAACTTTTATAAATCCATCTCCACCTATAACTAGCATAGAATCTCCATAGTCGCCTATTCTTTTAGCAAAAACTTCACTATCTTCTTTGTTTTTATTTACTATAAATTCTGTGCAGTATCCAAATTCTATTTCAGTATTTATTTCATTTAAGCTTACGTCTTTTATAGGTTCTTGAATTTCATAAGTTATATCCTCTTTTCCAGTCAATACTGATAAAGCACCATTTAATAAAACTATTAACCCTTTACCTCCAGCATCGACTACACCTGCTTCTTTTAATACAGGTAGCATTTCTGGTGTTTTATCCAAGGCAGCTTCTCCATGTTTTATTACTTGTATTAAAAACTCTACTATATCATCTTGTGTTTTAGCTACTTCTACAGCCTTCTCTGCGCACTCTCTGGCCACTGTTAGAATAGTACCTTCTATAGGTTTCATAACTGCACCATAAGCAGTATCTGCACCTTCTTTAAAAGCTAATGCTAATACTTTGGTATTTACTTTCTTAGATTCTTTTAAACCTTTTGCAAGTCCTCTTAGAAGTTGTGAAAGAATAACTCCAGAGTTTCCTCTTGCGCCCATTAAAGATCCATTAGATACTAAAGTACCCACTGCCTCTATATCTTCAACGTCTGAACTTTTAAGACGTTTTGTGGCAGATTGCATAGTTAAAGACATGTTAGTTCCAGTATCCCCATCAGGTACTGGAAAAACATTTAAGGCATTAACCATTTCCTTGTTTTTTTCTAGTGAATTAGTGGCCCCTATAAACATCTTCTTTAACAAAGAACCATCCACATATTCAATTTTCAATTTAGTACCTCCTTGCTAATTTTGAACTCGTACTCCTTGCACGTTTACGTTTACTTTATCTACTTTTAACCCTGTTATGTTTTCAATTGTATATTTAACTTTCTCTATTATATTGCTAGCAACTACAGAGATGCTTATTCCAAATTGAACTACAACATATAAGTCTATCATAATTTTATCATCTTCACTATATACTTTTACACCTTTAGTTAAGTGTTCTCTTTTCAACAACTCTGCTATACCGTCAGTAGCATTTTTAGTAGCCATTCCAACCAACCCGTAACACTCCATAGTAGCTAAACCAGCGATAGAAGCTAAAACACTATCATCGATATTTATAGTTCCATATTTGTTAATTGTTTTTCCAGCCATTAGTACTTATCCTCCTTTAAGTTTCACTTATCCAATTGCTATCTATTTTTTTATTATAAGCTATAGGACAAAATTATTGAAGCTATTTATGTATCTAGTACAAAAATTAATAAGTTTATTATAACTTGTTAATTTATTTAGTAAACACTATAATGAAGTAAGATTTATTTAAAGCTATAGTATTTATTCTACATTATAATTTTATTACCTTCAACTTAAAAACATACTTATATTTAATATAATTAAAATGTTGATGTTGCAAATTAGTTTTATATTTGATACAATAAAGTGTAATTTATTTAAGTTCAATGCATTGAATTTAAAGTTTTGTCGAGGAGGTGTTGAAGGTGGCAAAATATTGTCAAGTATGTGGTAAAGGTAAAGTTTCTGGACATCTAGTAACTTTCTCTAACCGTAAAAGTAACAGAACTTGGGCTCCAAACGTACGTAGAATTAAAGCTATCGTTAACGGTGCTCCTAAAAGAATAGATGTATGTACAAGATGCATAAGATCTGGTAAAGTAGAAAGAGCTTTATAATTACGTGGCTTCCTAACGATTGGAAGCCTTTTTAATATAATCTAAAGAAAGTCCATCCTACCCCAATTAAAGTCAAGCCTAATATAAATAGCCATATCTTTACTGGTATTATTTTTAAGACTAAAATAGCTCCTATTATGCCTAGTATAATACCTAGTATTTTTATTAAACTATTATATTTTCTACACTTGTAAATAAATCGTTTCATTTGTATCACCTCTTTGAAAATATAGTATATTGATACTATATTCCTTAATGCTCAATTTAGTTCCAAAGAGAAAAAAAGAAACCTTAAGTACATAAATACTCTTTACTATTAGCATTTATGTCTAACTTTAAGATTTCTTTTATAAAATAACTTAAATAATATAATATTAATAATATAATATTTCTTAGTCTCTCGACTTTATTACTAAACATGTTCCATCTTTTATGTTTATATTCCCATATTCTAATACTATTTCATTGCTTATTCCAATCGTTGTTCCTAACTTAAATTCTAATTTATTTGTTTCATATTTAAATCCCTTTAAAGTTACCTCTTTAGCATCTTTATATATAGGTATTATTGATACAAATGCCCCATCTTCTTTTTCTAATTTCAAGTCACCATTCGTTATATATATTTCATTATGCTCATCTACTATCCTAGCTTTTATATTTTGATTTAATAATCTAAATAATAACATTATGTTTCCTATTGTATGATCTAGTCTAGTTCCAGTTACTCCCAAAAAAATTATCTCACTCACATTCTTTTCTACAGCGTAATCAATAGCTATCTCTGTATCTGTCTTATCTTTTTCAGAAGGAAATTTATGAAATTGAACTTTTAGCTTATTATAGTATTCTAAAGTTTCTTTATCTATGGAATCTAAATCTCCTACTATCACATTAGGCACTAAACCAGCCTTATAAAGATGCTTTGCTCCACCGTCTGCACATATTAATATATCTGAATTTTCTTTTATCTTTTTTAAAACTTCTATACATAAGTTTCCACTAGATATTATTATCCCTCTCAAAAATTATTCCAACTTTCTTTGATTTTCTGTTAGTTAGGAAGATGTCTTTTTAATGGTCCCCATATAAGTATTATTATTAATATAGATATTAATAGCTCCACACCTAAGTAGCTTCCATTGTAACCCATTGAGTATGTCCAAGAATCTAATGATTCTGCATTTTCCGAGAAAAATACTACTCCAGCTAACACATGCGATATAAATCTACCTAATATCCCCAAGAAAATACCTGTTATTATAAATATATATTCTTTAAAACTATCTTTTTTTGCGTTTAATTTTAAAGCTAGTTCTTTTCCTAAGCCAGCTAATCCTAAAAGTCCAAATGCTAGAGGGTAGTCTAAAATATATTGTACTGGGTGAACTACATATGGTTCAACAATTGACTGCAATACACCATAAGCTAGTCCAACTAAAATTCCCCTTAGTGTTCCCCATCTTAACGCTATAAGTATAATTGGTATCATACTTCCTGCAGTTATAGATCCTCCTTGTGGCATTTTAAAGACTTTTATCATACTTAAAACTGTCGCTAAAGCTATCATTATACCAGCTTCTGTTAGAAACCTTACACTATTTTTACTTTTTTCCATAAATAAAACCTCCCAAATTTATTAAGGAGGCTAATATAGCTGAGTAAATAACACAAACTCATCGCTTCCCTACGCTAGTGTTAACTAGATCAGGTTCAAAGGGTCAAAACTTTCAGTTTCCTCTCAGCTAAATAGCTCCCCTAGGACGTAATTTAAAATATTATATTTATATTATATTAATTTACATTATATCATATATTCTTAAATTTTCTAGTAGTACCTACTATATCTTCTGTATCAAATATAGCAGATCCTGCCACTATTATATTTGCACCACATTCTACTACTTCTTTTATATTATCAAGCTTTATTCCACCATCTACTTGTATATCTATTTCTAATCCTTTGTCTTCTATCATTTTTTTAAGCTTTTTAATTTTTTCTTTAGTTTGTGGTATAAAAGATTGACCTCCAAACCCTGGATTAACTGTCATTATAAGAACCATATCTAGATCATCTATAACGTATTCTAAACTTTCTAAAGGAGTTGAAGGATTCAGTGCAACAGCTGCTTTTACACCATAACTCTTTATTTGTTGTATAACACGATGTAAATGTATTGTTGATTCTTCATGAACTGTTATTATATCTGCACCAGCATCTACAAAATCTTTTATATAGTTCTCAGGATTTTTTATCATTAGATGAACATCAAATGGTATTTTAGTAACTTTTCTTAGTTTTTTTATAACAGGTGCTCCAAATGTAATATTAGGAACAAAGTGCCCGTCCATAATATCCAGGTGAACTAGATCCGCTCCACCCTGTTCTATTAATCCTATTTGTTCTCTTAAATCGCTAAAATCTGCCGATAAAATTGAAGGTGCTATTTTTATCATTAATTAAAACCTCTTTCTTTCTGATATTTCTTTTAAAAACATAATGTAATTATCATATCTTGACTTACTTATTTCTCCACTTTCTACACTTTCTTTTACTTTACAAGATGGTTCCTTATCATGCCTACATCCTGCAAATTTACACATCTCACTAGCTTCATGTATATCATGGAAATGTTCCTCTAAAGTCTCTTCTGTTAAGAAGTCTAAATCTAATGAACTGAATCCTGGAGTATCCAATACAAATCCTCCTTTATCGAGTTCTATAAGTTCTGTGTGTCTAGTAGTATGCTTTCCTCTACTAGTTTTTGTACTGATCTCTCCAGTTTTTAATTTTAAATTTGGCTGTATACTGTTTAATAATGTAGATTTACCCACACCTGAAGGACCTGCAAATACCGTTATCTTATCTTTTAATATTTCTCTTATTTCATCTATTCCTATATTGTCCTTATTACTTGTTGTAATTATTTTATATCCAGACTTACTATATATATCATATATCTCTTTTACTTCTTCTTCTGTAGCTAAATCTATTTTATTTAAACATATTACAACATCTAAGTTTTGACACGATGCTAGAAGTAAGAATCTATCTAGCAACCATAAATTAGGATCTGGCTTCTTTATTGCAAATACTATAATAGCTTGATTTACGTTTGAAACCGGTGGCCTTATAAGTTCTGTAGTTCTTTCAAATATTTTTTCTACATATCCAGTTTTATTTTGATCGTTAACTCTTATCAAAACTCGATCTCCTACTTGTGGCTTTATCTTTTCTTTTCGAAATAAACCCCTAGCTCTACATTCATAAGTTATATTTTCTACTTTTACATAGTAGAATCCACCAATACCCTTAATTATAGTTCCTTCTAGCATCTAATATCCTCCTAAAATTTTATTTCTCTACTTCCATACAATTCTCCATCTATATATATATTTATTTTGGCTGTTCCTTTACCCGTTATCGGAACCTTTATATTTGGATTAGAAGTCTTGTAATTTTGATTATGGATTATACCAGATGCACCATCTTGCTCCATTTCTATCATTACATTTACTTCTTCATTAGCTGTAGGTAACTTTATAGATTCCATAATTGTTTTTTCTTTATTATTTGAGTTATTATTTGAATTATTATTCGTATTGTTATTTGATTCATTGTTTTTATTTTTATCTTTTTCTTCTTCTTTAGGACCTTTACTTATAACTATGTTTACTTTAGAATTTTCTTCTACTTCTCTTCCTGCTTTAGGATTCTGGGATACTACTTTACCCTTTTCAATATCACTATTCTCATAATCTACTGATCCTACTCCAAGACCATATGCTGATAACTCTATTATAGCCTCTTCTTCCTTTAAATCTCTAAGACTAGGTACCGTTGTAGTAGTCGTTTTCTTACCCTTACTTACCACTATAATTACTTCTGTTCCTTGTTCTACTTCTTTTCCTGCTCTTGGTGTTTGGTCTATAACAATACCTTCAGGTTTATCACTATATTCATAGTCCACTCTTAATACCTCTAATCCAGCTTCTTCTATCATATCTTCTGCTTTACCTATAGATTTTTCTCTTACGTCTGGAACTTTTGTTAAGTCCACAGATCTCCCCTTACTTATAATAACCCTTACCGGATAGCCTTTTTTAACTTTTTTACCTTTTTCATCTATTTGTTCTATTATAGTACCTTCCTTTTTGTCACTTTCTTTTTCACTTTCAACTTTAAGTTTTAGTCCACGCTTTTGAACTTCAATTTCGGCCTCAGATTTTGTTTTGCCTACTAAATCTGGAGTAGGTATATCGTTATTTGATAGCATACCGCTTAATCCTAAAGCTACTCCAGCTCCTAATGCTACAACTAAAAAAGCTAAAAGTACTGCACTTATGGTTACCCACTTGTTAGACTTCTTTTTCGGTTTTTTCTTCTTATTATTGTTACTATTTATAGTTTTCTTATTATCCATATTATTTTTACCCTCATTATCATTATCACTGTTCATTATCATAGTTTCATCTAATTTAGGTATTATTTGAGTAGGGGAATCATTTAAATTTAATGCTTTTTCTGTATTTACGTTTCTGACACCATCTCTTATATTTTTAAGATCCTGTAATAGCTCTATTGCACTACTGTATCTTAAACTTTGATTCTTCTCAATACATTTCATTATTACTCTTTCTAAATCTGGTGAAACAGAGCTATCAATTTGAGTAGGAGGTACTACTTCTTCTTGTATATGCTTTATTGCAACAGCTACTGGACTATCCCCTTGAAATGGTAAAACTCCTGTACACATTTCATACATCATAATTCCTAGAGAATATATATCTGATTTTTCGTCTGTATAGCCTCCTCTAGCTTGTTCTGGTGAAAAATAATGTACAGATCCCATTACACTATTCGTACTAGTAATAGTTGAACTAGTAGCAGCTCTAGCTATACCAAAGTCTGTCACTTTTACTCTTCCATCTTCTGTAACCATAATGTTATGTGGTTTTATATCCCTGTGTATTACTTTATTAGCATGAGCATGACTTATCGCATCTGCTACTTTCATCCCTATATCTATTGTTTCTTTAGTATCAAGTTTTCCTTTATCTACTATAATTTCTTTAAGCGTTTTTCCATTTATATACTCCATTACTATATAGTATATATCATCTTCGACCCCTACGTCATATACATTTACTATATTAGGATGTGATAAACTAGCTGCAGCCTGCGCTTCTCTTCTAAATTTTTCTATAAATTCTTCATCGTTTATATATTCTTCTTTTAATATCTTTACTGCTACAAATCTGTTAAGTAGGCTACACTTAGCTTTATAAACTGAGGCCATACCGCCTGAGCCAACTTTTTCAACTATTTCATACCTATTACCTAAGACTCTACCTATCATTTTATCACTCATTTTGTCACCTCTATTCTTCCTTAATTCTCATAATCATAATGGTGATATTGTCTATTCCACCTAGTTCATTAGCTGTATTAGCTAATATATTACAACTATCCGTCATATTTTCTGTGTTATTTACTACATCTACTATTCTTTCTTCACTAACCATATTAGTTAGTCCATCTGTACAAAGGATAATTATATCTTTAGTTGTTACTTCTTTAGTTACTATATCTACATTCACATTAGAATTTGTACCTAATGCTCTAGTAATTATATTTTTCTTAGGATGATTAAATGCCTCTTCCTTAGTTATACTTCCTGATCTAAGAAGTTCACCTACCAAAGAGTGATCATGTGTAAGCTGTATAAGTTTATTATCTCTAAGTAAGTATGCTCTACTATCTCCTACATGCCCTACATATATATCCTTTTCAAACATTATTCCCATAGTTACAGTAGTTCCCATGCCTTTTAAGCTTTCGTCTTCATTAGCTTCTTTTATTATCTCTTCATTAGCTAAATCTATCGACTCATTTATAAACTTAGGCACAAACATTTCACCATTTATTATATTTTCTTTATTTTTTTCATAGTATTCTTTTATAACAGATATTGCCAAGTTACTTGCAATTTCTCCTGCTTTGTGTCCACCCATTCCATCTGCTACTATAAAAATAGGTAACTTTTCATCATCAAAGTAAAAGTAAGAATCTTGATTGATTTCTCTCACTTTTCCAATATCTGAACAAGCACAGATAAACATATATTTCACCTCATCTTATTTTTTAAGTAGTTTTATATTTTTAATTAATATAATCTCTTCTTAATTGTCCACATGCGGCATTAATATCTGATCCCATTTCCCTTCTAATGGTAGTATTCACGCCTCTTTTTTCTAATATGTTTTTAAACTTCTCTATAGATTTATCCAGTGATTTAGTATGTTTAAATTCTTTTATTGTATTAAGAGGTATTAGATTTACATGACTTAGCATTCCCTTTAGAAGTTTGGTAATCTCTATTGCATATTCTTCACTATCATTCACGCCATCTATCAGTGTATATTCAAATGTTATTCTTCTTTTAGTCTTATCTATATAGTATTTACAAGCTTCTAAAATCTCTTCTATACTATATTTATTAGATATAGGCATTATCTTTTTTCTTTCATCATCAAATGGTGAATGTAAAGATATAGATAAGTTCACAGGTATTCCTTCGTCTGCTAGCTCATATATTTTAGGTACTACTCCACAAGTTGAAAGAGTTATATTTCTATAACTTAAGTTTTGTCCATTTTCATCATGTATAAGTTTTAAAAATGTTAAAACATTTTTATAGTTATCTAAAGGCTCTCCACTTCCCATAAGCACTATATTGCTTATTTTTTCATTTATATCTTTTTGTATTGAATAAAATTGTTCTAATATTTCAGAAGGCTCTAGGTTTCTTACAAGTCCTTCTTTCGTTGATGCACAAAAAGAACATCCCATTCTACAACCTACTTGAGTAGATAAACAAACAGTTACTCCATGCCTATGCTTCATCATTACACTCTCAATTATATTCCCATCTTCCAAGGAAAATAAGTATTTTTTAGTTCCATCTATTTTTGAATCATATCTTTTGACTATTTTTAGGTTGGTAATTTTATAGTTTTCATTCAACTTCTGTTTTAATGGCTTTGATAAAACTGTAATTTTATCTATATCATTTATACATTTTTCATGTATCCAACCAAAAGTCTGTTTTCCTCTAAATTCTTTTTCTCCTAGATTTATAAATACTTTTTTAAGTTCATCTATTTCAAGTGACTTTAAATCTATCTTATTCAAATTATCCCTCCAAGTACAATACTAAATATTATACCATAATATTCGATTTAAGTGGTTATACAACTTCATAGTATTAAAAATTTATTTCTTCAATAGCTTGGCTATAAAGAAACCATCAGTCCCACTAATATTAGGATATAGCTCTAAATATCCAGTTTCTTTTATTATTTCTTCCGAATTATCTATTAAGTCATTGAAGTTTGCCAATTCAAAATTTTCATTATCTCTTAAGAATTTATTTATTAGATTAATATTTTCGTCTTTTTCTATAGTGCATGTACTATATACTAATACTCCATTGCTTTTTACATATTTACTGGCACTTTGAAGTATATTGTATTGAAGCTCTGATATACCCTCTATATCTGAACTCTCTTTATTCCATTTTATATCAGGTTTTCGTCTTATAAGTCCAAGTCCTGAACAAGGGGCATCTACTAGACAGTAATCTGCTTTCCCTATCAAGCTTTCGTCTAAGTCTAAAGCATTAAACTGTTCATATTGTATTATATTTATCCCTAATCTTTCACTGTTCTCTTTTACTAACTTGATCTTATGTTCATATATATCTCTTGCTATAATTTTGCCTTTATTATTCATTTTTTGAGCTATATGTGTAGTCTTGCCACCTGGAGCGCTACATATATCTATAACTAAACTTCCCTCTTTTGGATCCATAATTTGTGACACTAACATGGAACTTTCATCTTGTATTTGGAATAGTCCCTTTTTAAATTCATCTAGCTCTGTTATATTTATTGGATTTTCAACTATTATTCCATCTGTTGAATATCTCGTTTTTTTGCAATCTATATTTTTTTGATTTAATATATTTACTAAGGTATCTCTATCTATTTTTAAAGTATTTACTCTTATATTTAACTTAGGAGTACTATTATTTGCTATACATAAGCTTTCAGTGAACTCAAAACCATATTCTTTTATCCATCTTTCTATCATCCATTCTGGGTGTGAATATTTTACAGATAGATATTTTACTTTTTCTTTGTTTTTATTAGGTAACTTTATATTATCTTTGTTTCTAGATATATTTCTAAGGAGTCCATTTACAAAGCCTTGACTACCTCTATGACTATATTTTTTGGATAGTTTTACTGACTCATTTACAGCTGCACTATCTGGTATTCTGTCCATAAATATTAATTGATATATTCCAAGCCTTAAAATATTCATTACGACTGGAGCTATCTTCTTTAGCCTTACTGTAGAAAAGTTTTTTATTACATAATCTATATAGATTTTATTTTCTAATACTCCGTAAACTAACTCTCTTATTAAAGATGAGTCTAAATCATTAATGCCCTTAGGCATATTTCTGTTTATAGATATATTAGAATATGCATTTTCTTCGTTTACTTCATTTAAAATTTTTAATGCGATTTCTCTTGAATTATTAGCCAATTAAATTTCCTCCTATGATTTAATTTAAGCAAAAAAATTAAGGGATGTATTCAACCCCTTAATCATTTCTTCTAGATATTCCTATAAGTCTAAGTAATTCAGCTATTGAAACTAGCGTTGCTGCTACGTATGTTAATGCTGCTGCACTTAGAACTTTCTTTGCTGGTTCTACTTCACTTTGTGATATTATCCCATTCTGTAAGTTTACTATAGCTCTTTTACTAGCGTCAAACTCAACTGGTAATGTTATAAGTTGAAAAGCTACAATACCTACATATATTAGTATTCCTAATTGAATGAGCCCAGTTGCTCTTAGCATAAATCCTAAGAAGATTATAGCAAAAACAAATTTAGACCCAAATATAACCATAGGAGCTATACTATTTCTGATAGAAAGTGGTGCATAATTATTAGCATGTTGTATTGCATGACCAACTTCGTGAGCTGCTACCCCTAACGATGCCACAGATCTTCCATTATATACTTCTGAAGATAGCCTTAGTACTCTTTTAGACGGATCGTAATGATCTGATAATCTTCCAGGGGTCATTTCTATAGGTACATTGTAAAGCCCATTTCTATCTAATATCTTTCTTGCTACTTCAGATCCAGTATAACCTGAGCCACTAATTACTTTTAAATATTTATTAAAAGTAGATTGTACTTTTCCTTGAGCATACACTGAGAGTATCATAGCAAAGATGACTAGTAATATTTCAGGCCCAAAGCCTCCATACCCCATTCCATACATACTTTACTCCTCCTTTAAAAAAAGTTTTATTGCCTCTTCTATCTTTTCTACATCAATCTTTGTATTAAAGCAAGGACCATTAGGTCTGTCGTTTAATACACCCATAACAGGAATATGTTTAACATCGTTTATTCCACTAGATAAATCTCTCTCACAAGCTACTGCTATTATGCACTTAGGCCTTATTCTCTTTATCCATTCTCTTGCCAAAGTTCCTCCTGTAGCTACAACTATATTTATACCATATTTTTCTTTTAGTTTTAATATATCTCCTATATCACATTTTCCACATGACTTGCAGTTTTCTATATTATTAGTTATTTTTATAGCACATTTATCATTTTGTAAGCAGTGAGGGAGTAATATTAGTATTTTATCTCTATTTGATTTTATATATTTAGTTTTTACTAATTTATTATTAATATTCGCATGCATTCTTCTTATGCTATCTTTATCTTTTCCTAACAAC
This window harbors:
- a CDS encoding ferritin-like domain-containing protein codes for the protein MKNNELKEIIEFAVNNEVDSYQFYKDAAGKIADENLRKTFEELADEELKHQKFLEDFLASGVNEIEIDEFNDYKVSESVDTAPQLSIEMSFADAIGLAMKKEEEAMNMYKSLAEVCLDKEKKEIFDGLAKMEQMHKARLEEIYTNASYAEVW
- a CDS encoding DAK2 domain-containing protein; protein product: MKIEYVDGSLLKKMFIGATNSLEKNKEMVNALNVFPVPDGDTGTNMSLTMQSATKRLKSSDVEDIEAVGTLVSNGSLMGARGNSGVILSQLLRGLAKGLKESKKVNTKVLALAFKEGADTAYGAVMKPIEGTILTVARECAEKAVEVAKTQDDIVEFLIQVIKHGEAALDKTPEMLPVLKEAGVVDAGGKGLIVLLNGALSVLTGKEDITYEIQEPIKDVSLNEINTEIEFGYCTEFIVNKNKEDSEVFAKRIGDYGDSMLVIGGDGFIKVHIHTNNPGLVLQKATDIGELIDIKIDNMRYQHSNNIESGQKITKKYGFITVAMGDGIKAVFEDLNVDHIISGGQTMNPSTEDILKAAQNINAENIIILPNNSNIILAAKQAKELSSKNIEVLPTKTIPQGIAALLAFNEDIDLQDNVENMTKSFSEIKTAQVTFSVRDTTINEKEIRKDDIIGICEGDITSVGKDIEEVTLELIKNSLTEENELITLFYGEDVSEEDGKKIVETLEDNYPDIDIELLYGGQPIYYYLIAIE
- a CDS encoding Asp23/Gls24 family envelope stress response protein, with the translated sequence MAGKTINKYGTINIDDSVLASIAGLATMECYGLVGMATKNATDGIAELLKREHLTKGVKVYSEDDKIMIDLYVVVQFGISISVVASNIIEKVKYTIENITGLKVDKVNVNVQGVRVQN
- the rpmB gene encoding 50S ribosomal protein L28, encoding MAKYCQVCGKGKVSGHLVTFSNRKSNRTWAPNVRRIKAIVNGAPKRIDVCTRCIRSGKVERAL
- a CDS encoding thiamine diphosphokinase: MRGIIISSGNLCIEVLKKIKENSDILICADGGAKHLYKAGLVPNVIVGDLDSIDKETLEYYNKLKVQFHKFPSEKDKTDTEIAIDYAVEKNVSEIIFLGVTGTRLDHTIGNIMLLFRLLNQNIKARIVDEHNEIYITNGDLKLEKEDGAFVSIIPIYKDAKEVTLKGFKYETNKLEFKLGTTIGISNEIVLEYGNINIKDGTCLVIKSRD
- the thiT gene encoding energy-coupled thiamine transporter ThiT, producing the protein MEKSKNSVRFLTEAGIMIALATVLSMIKVFKMPQGGSITAGSMIPIILIALRWGTLRGILVGLAYGVLQSIVEPYVVHPVQYILDYPLAFGLLGLAGLGKELALKLNAKKDSFKEYIFIITGIFLGILGRFISHVLAGVVFFSENAESLDSWTYSMGYNGSYLGVELLISILIIILIWGPLKRHLPN
- the rpe gene encoding ribulose-phosphate 3-epimerase, giving the protein MIKIAPSILSADFSDLREQIGLIEQGGADLVHLDIMDGHFVPNITFGAPVIKKLRKVTKIPFDVHLMIKNPENYIKDFVDAGADIITVHEESTIHLHRVIQQIKSYGVKAAVALNPSTPLESLEYVIDDLDMVLIMTVNPGFGGQSFIPQTKEKIKKLKKMIEDKGLEIDIQVDGGIKLDNIKEVVECGANIIVAGSAIFDTEDIVGTTRKFKNI
- the rsgA gene encoding ribosome small subunit-dependent GTPase A, with the translated sequence MLEGTIIKGIGGFYYVKVENITYECRARGLFRKEKIKPQVGDRVLIRVNDQNKTGYVEKIFERTTELIRPPVSNVNQAIIVFAIKKPDPNLWLLDRFLLLASCQNLDVVICLNKIDLATEEEVKEIYDIYSKSGYKIITTSNKDNIGIDEIREILKDKITVFAGPSGVGKSTLLNSIQPNLKLKTGEISTKTSRGKHTTRHTELIELDKGGFVLDTPGFSSLDLDFLTEETLEEHFHDIHEASEMCKFAGCRHDKEPSCKVKESVESGEISKSRYDNYIMFLKEISERKRF
- the pknB gene encoding Stk1 family PASTA domain-containing Ser/Thr kinase, with product MSDKMIGRVLGNRYEIVEKVGSGGMASVYKAKCSLLNRFVAVKILKEEYINDEEFIEKFRREAQAAASLSHPNIVNVYDVGVEDDIYYIVMEYINGKTLKEIIVDKGKLDTKETIDIGMKVADAISHAHANKVIHRDIKPHNIMVTEDGRVKVTDFGIARAATSSTITSTNSVMGSVHYFSPEQARGGYTDEKSDIYSLGIMMYEMCTGVLPFQGDSPVAVAIKHIQEEVVPPTQIDSSVSPDLERVIMKCIEKNQSLRYSSAIELLQDLKNIRDGVRNVNTEKALNLNDSPTQIIPKLDETMIMNSDNDNEGKNNMDNKKTINSNNNKKKKPKKKSNKWVTISAVLLAFLVVALGAGVALGLSGMLSNNDIPTPDLVGKTKSEAEIEVQKRGLKLKVESEKESDKKEGTIIEQIDEKGKKVKKGYPVRVIISKGRSVDLTKVPDVREKSIGKAEDMIEEAGLEVLRVDYEYSDKPEGIVIDQTPRAGKEVEQGTEVIIVVSKGKKTTTTTVPSLRDLKEEEAIIELSAYGLGVGSVDYENSDIEKGKVVSQNPKAGREVEENSKVNIVISKGPKEEEKDKNKNNESNNNTNNNSNNNSNNKEKTIMESIKLPTANEEVNVMIEMEQDGASGIIHNQNYKTSNPNIKVPITGKGTAKINIYIDGELYGSREIKF